The following proteins are encoded in a genomic region of Aliiroseovarius sp. F47248L:
- the rpsR gene encoding 30S ribosomal protein S18, translated as MAAKPFFRRRKVCPFSGDNAPTIDYKDTRLLQRYISERGKIVPSRITAVSAKKQRELSRAIKRARFLALLPYAVK; from the coding sequence ATGGCAGCTAAACCATTTTTCCGCCGTCGCAAAGTGTGCCCGTTCTCGGGCGACAACGCACCGACGATTGACTATAAAGACACACGCCTTCTGCAGCGTTATATCTCTGAGCGTGGCAAGATTGTCCCCTCGCGGATCACCGCTGTGTCGGCTAAGAAGCAACGCGAGCTGTCGCGCGCCATCAAACGCGCTCGCTTCCTCGCCCTGCTTCCCTACGCCGTGAAGTAA
- the fabD gene encoding ACP S-malonyltransferase, with translation MSRAFVFPGQGAQSIGMGKALADAYPSAKAVFDEVDEALGEKLSALIWEGEQDALTLTQNAQPALMATSLAAMRALEAEGVSVEVASFVAGHSLGEYSALAAAGTFTIADAARLLRARGMAMQEAVPVGVGAMAAILGLDFETAESVALEAAHDQVCQAANDNDPAQVVVSGHKEAVERAVEIAKGKGARRAVLLPVSAPFHCALMQPAAEAMAEALSHVEMKSPLVPLVSNVRARAISDSTTIRSLLVEQVTGSVRWRESVAWMAEQGVTEIWEIGAGKALSGMIRRIAKDVETRTVGTPEDVAAAVGALKG, from the coding sequence ATGAGCCGCGCATTCGTATTTCCCGGGCAGGGGGCCCAGAGCATCGGAATGGGCAAAGCCCTTGCTGATGCATACCCTTCCGCCAAAGCCGTGTTTGACGAGGTTGACGAAGCGCTTGGTGAAAAGCTGTCAGCTCTGATCTGGGAGGGCGAGCAAGACGCACTGACCTTGACGCAAAATGCCCAACCCGCGCTGATGGCCACGTCTCTGGCGGCCATGCGGGCGCTGGAAGCCGAGGGCGTTTCGGTCGAAGTCGCTTCCTTTGTCGCGGGGCACTCTTTGGGAGAATACTCGGCTTTGGCGGCTGCCGGCACCTTCACCATTGCGGATGCGGCCCGTTTGTTGCGCGCGCGCGGCATGGCGATGCAAGAGGCTGTTCCCGTTGGGGTTGGGGCGATGGCTGCGATTCTTGGTCTGGATTTCGAAACCGCCGAGTCTGTGGCGCTGGAAGCGGCGCATGATCAGGTGTGTCAGGCGGCAAATGACAACGATCCGGCACAGGTGGTCGTATCCGGTCACAAGGAAGCGGTCGAGCGTGCTGTTGAAATCGCGAAAGGCAAAGGGGCGCGGCGTGCTGTGCTGTTGCCAGTGAGCGCGCCATTCCATTGTGCCTTGATGCAACCCGCTGCTGAAGCGATGGCCGAGGCGTTGTCACATGTCGAGATGAAGTCGCCTTTGGTGCCCTTGGTGTCCAATGTGCGGGCGCGGGCCATCTCTGATTCAACGACGATCAGATCTTTGTTGGTGGAACAGGTAACCGGCTCAGTTCGCTGGCGTGAAAGCGTGGCGTGGATGGCTGAACAAGGTGTGACCGAGATCTGGGAGATCGGTGCCGGGAAGGCCTTGTCTGGCATGATCAGGCGCATCGCGAAGGACGTTGAAACTCGCACCGTGGGAACACCTGAAGACGTAGCTGCCGCCGTTGGGGCGCTGAAGGGCTGA
- the tig gene encoding trigger factor → MQVTETLNEGLKRGYKIVVPAADLDAKVNEKLVEAQPEVEMKGFRKGKVPMALLKKQFGQRLMGEAMQEAVDGAMSKHFEDSGDRPAMQPDVKMTNEDWKEGDDVEIEMSYEALPEIPEVDLKGIKLEKLVVKAGDADIEEALGSLAETAQDFKDRKKGSKAKDGDQIVIDFLGKVDGEAFDGGAAEDYPLVLGSGSFIPGFEEQLVGAKPGDDVEVKVSFPAEYGAENLAGKDAVFDCKVKAVKEPVAAEINDELAKKFGAEDLDRLKGQISERLEAEFSGAARAVMKRNLLDALDKLVDFDLPPSLLDAEAKQIAHQLWHEENPEVEGHDHPEVEPTDEHIKLAGRRVRLGLLLAELGQKAEIEVSDAEMTQAVMNQARQYPGQEKQFFEFVQQNPQMRQQIQAPLFEDKVIDYVFELAKVSEKDVSKDDLQKAVEALEDE, encoded by the coding sequence ATGCAGGTCACCGAGACCCTGAACGAAGGTCTGAAACGCGGCTATAAGATTGTGGTTCCGGCCGCTGATCTGGACGCTAAAGTCAACGAAAAGCTGGTTGAAGCGCAGCCCGAAGTCGAAATGAAAGGCTTCCGCAAAGGTAAAGTTCCGATGGCGCTGCTGAAGAAGCAGTTTGGTCAGCGTCTGATGGGCGAAGCCATGCAGGAAGCTGTCGACGGTGCGATGAGCAAGCATTTCGAAGACAGTGGCGACCGCCCTGCGATGCAGCCTGACGTGAAGATGACCAATGAAGATTGGAAAGAAGGCGACGACGTTGAGATCGAGATGAGCTATGAAGCTCTTCCCGAGATTCCGGAAGTCGACCTGAAAGGTATCAAGCTGGAAAAACTGGTTGTAAAGGCCGGCGACGCGGACATCGAAGAAGCCTTGGGCAGCCTGGCTGAAACCGCGCAGGACTTCAAAGACCGCAAGAAAGGCTCGAAAGCCAAAGATGGCGATCAGATTGTGATCGACTTCCTTGGTAAAGTTGACGGCGAAGCGTTCGACGGCGGCGCGGCGGAGGACTATCCGCTTGTGCTGGGGTCAGGATCGTTCATTCCGGGCTTTGAAGAGCAGCTGGTCGGCGCGAAACCGGGCGATGACGTCGAAGTCAAAGTATCTTTCCCCGCTGAATATGGCGCTGAAAACCTGGCGGGCAAAGACGCCGTTTTTGACTGCAAAGTGAAAGCAGTCAAAGAACCAGTAGCTGCCGAGATCAACGACGAGCTTGCCAAGAAATTTGGTGCCGAAGATCTTGATCGCCTGAAAGGTCAGATCAGCGAACGCCTTGAGGCCGAGTTCTCGGGTGCCGCGCGCGCCGTGATGAAACGCAATCTGCTGGATGCGTTGGATAAGCTGGTTGATTTCGACTTGCCGCCGTCGCTTCTGGATGCCGAAGCCAAGCAAATCGCGCATCAACTGTGGCACGAAGAGAACCCGGAAGTGGAAGGTCACGACCACCCGGAAGTAGAGCCGACAGATGAGCATATCAAGTTGGCTGGACGCCGCGTGCGCCTTGGTCTGCTGCTGGCCGAACTTGGCCAGAAGGCCGAGATCGAAGTCTCGGACGCCGAGATGACTCAGGCGGTGATGAATCAAGCCCGTCAGTATCCGGGACAAGAGAAACAATTCTTTGAATTTGTTCAGCAAAACCCGCAGATGCGCCAGCAAATCCAGGCACCGCTGTTTGAAGACAAAGTCATCGACTATGTGTTCGAGCTGGCAAAAGTGTCGGAAAAAGACGTGTCCAAAGACGACTTGCAAAAAGCCGTTGAGGCGCTGGAAGACGAATAA
- the glnA gene encoding type I glutamate--ammonia ligase, with protein MSVKDVLSMIKNDDIAYVDIRFTDVRGKLQHVTVDCDLVDEDFLEEGFMFDGSSIAGWKSIENSDMKLMPDTESAYVDPFYAEKTLCLHCSIVEPDTGESYGRDPRGTAQKAEAYLKSSGIGDVAYMGPEAEFFLFDDVRFSNTMNKVSFEVDAVDASWNSDTEYEMGNTGHRPGIKGGYFPVNPIDDAQDLRSEMLTTMKQLGMKTDKHHHEVASCQHELGLIFDSLTKQADELQKYKYVIHNVAHAYGKTATFMPKPIAGDNGTGMHVNMSIWKDGKPLFAGDKYADLSQEAIWFIGGILKHAKTLNAFTNPSTNSYKRLIPGFEAPVLRAYSARNRSGCVRIPWTESPKAKRVEARFPDPAANPYLAFAALLMAGLDGIKNKIDPGPAQDKNLYDLPAEELEGIDTVCASLREALDSLKADHDFLLAGDVFTKDQIDGYLDLKWEEVYAYEHTPHPIEYQLYYSC; from the coding sequence ATGAGCGTTAAAGACGTACTCTCAATGATCAAGAATGACGACATTGCCTATGTCGACATCCGCTTCACCGATGTGCGCGGCAAGCTGCAGCACGTCACCGTGGATTGCGACCTTGTCGACGAAGACTTCCTTGAAGAAGGCTTCATGTTCGACGGTTCGTCCATCGCGGGCTGGAAGTCGATTGAAAACTCCGACATGAAGCTGATGCCCGACACAGAGAGCGCCTATGTCGATCCGTTCTACGCAGAAAAGACACTGTGTTTGCACTGCTCGATCGTCGAGCCGGACACGGGCGAATCCTATGGTCGCGACCCGCGTGGCACCGCGCAGAAGGCCGAGGCCTACCTGAAATCTTCCGGCATCGGTGACGTCGCCTATATGGGCCCGGAAGCAGAGTTCTTCCTGTTTGACGATGTGCGCTTCTCGAACACCATGAACAAAGTGTCGTTCGAAGTGGACGCTGTTGACGCGTCTTGGAATTCGGACACCGAATACGAGATGGGCAACACGGGCCACCGTCCGGGCATCAAAGGCGGTTACTTCCCCGTGAACCCGATTGACGACGCGCAAGACCTGCGGTCGGAAATGCTGACTACGATGAAGCAGCTTGGCATGAAGACCGACAAGCATCACCATGAAGTGGCGTCGTGCCAGCACGAGCTTGGCCTGATATTTGACAGCCTGACCAAACAGGCTGATGAACTGCAGAAATATAAGTATGTGATCCACAACGTCGCACATGCCTACGGCAAAACGGCCACCTTCATGCCTAAGCCCATCGCAGGTGACAACGGCACGGGGATGCACGTGAACATGTCGATCTGGAAAGATGGCAAGCCATTGTTTGCGGGTGACAAATACGCTGACCTGTCGCAAGAAGCGATCTGGTTCATCGGTGGCATCCTGAAGCACGCCAAAACGCTGAATGCCTTCACCAACCCGTCGACCAACAGCTACAAGCGTCTGATCCCGGGTTTCGAAGCCCCCGTCCTGCGCGCTTACTCGGCTCGCAACCGGTCCGGGTGTGTGCGTATTCCGTGGACCGAAAGCCCGAAAGCCAAACGCGTCGAGGCACGTTTCCCTGATCCGGCCGCGAACCCCTACCTGGCCTTTGCTGCCCTTCTGATGGCTGGCCTTGACGGCATCAAAAACAAGATCGACCCCGGTCCGGCACAGGACAAGAACCTGTATGATCTGCCCGCAGAAGAGCTGGAAGGCATCGACACGGTTTGCGCGTCCTTGCGTGAAGCACTGGATAGCCTGAAAGCTGACCACGACTTCCTTCTGGCCGGTGACGTTTTCACCAAGGATCAGATCGACGGCTATCTGGATCTGAAATGGGAAGAGGTCTACGCTTACGAGCACACACCGCACCCGATCGAGTATCAGCTTTACTACAGCTGCTGA
- the fabG gene encoding 3-oxoacyl-[acyl-carrier-protein] reductase, translating into MFDLNGKNALITGASGGIGGAIAKALHAAGATVALSGTRVEPLEALAAELGERAHVLPCNLSDGEAVDALPKQAVEALGSVDILVNNAGITRDQIFMRMSDEEWDSVINVNLTSTMRLCRGVMRPMMKARWGRIINISSIVGATGNPGQVNYAASKAGMVGLTKSIAYEVASRGITANCVAPGFIATAMTDKLTDEQKDKINAQIPAARMGTPEEIAAAVLYLASSEAGYTTGATIHVNGGMAMV; encoded by the coding sequence ATGTTTGATCTGAATGGAAAAAACGCACTGATTACCGGAGCTTCTGGCGGGATCGGGGGTGCCATTGCTAAGGCTCTTCATGCAGCGGGTGCGACCGTCGCATTGTCTGGCACGCGCGTTGAACCGCTTGAGGCCTTGGCTGCCGAATTGGGCGAGCGGGCACATGTATTGCCTTGCAATCTGTCAGATGGCGAGGCCGTCGATGCGTTGCCGAAACAAGCGGTTGAGGCGTTGGGCTCGGTTGATATTTTGGTGAACAATGCCGGGATCACACGCGATCAGATCTTCATGCGTATGTCGGATGAGGAATGGGATAGTGTGATCAACGTCAACCTGACCTCAACGATGCGGCTGTGTCGTGGCGTGATGCGTCCGATGATGAAAGCCCGCTGGGGGCGGATCATCAATATCAGTTCGATCGTCGGGGCTACGGGCAACCCCGGACAAGTGAATTATGCCGCGTCGAAGGCAGGGATGGTTGGGTTGACGAAATCCATCGCCTATGAGGTCGCCAGCCGTGGTATCACCGCGAACTGTGTTGCACCCGGCTTTATCGCGACCGCGATGACCGACAAACTGACCGATGAACAGAAAGATAAGATCAACGCACAAATTCCAGCCGCCCGGATGGGCACACCAGAAGAGATTGCGGCTGCAGTGCTTTATCTTGCGTCGTCAGAAGCGGGCTATACCACAGGGGCTACGATCCATGTGAATGGCGGGATGGCAATGGTGTAG
- a CDS encoding DUF305 domain-containing protein codes for MIDHSDTLQNAPGYQAEKDPSQDDRGMHVGYGRFFAMIATSTVAMFGLMYLNTYAMDHVFFSQTRLWMALYMGGMMAVVMLVFMLGMYTNRTANIAVFTGAAIAFVLGVGLVRSQATVGDVAWMKAMIPHHSIAVLTSERADISDPRVLALADAIIEAQRAEIEEMKRYIMDIEANGDVPAGTPRETQAD; via the coding sequence ATGATTGATCATTCGGATACCTTGCAAAACGCCCCGGGATACCAAGCCGAAAAGGACCCGTCGCAGGACGATCGAGGAATGCACGTCGGCTATGGTCGGTTTTTTGCGATGATCGCGACATCGACGGTTGCGATGTTTGGGCTGATGTATCTGAACACTTACGCGATGGATCATGTGTTTTTCTCGCAAACGCGGTTGTGGATGGCGCTTTACATGGGGGGCATGATGGCGGTTGTGATGCTGGTTTTCATGCTGGGCATGTATACGAACCGTACCGCTAACATCGCCGTTTTTACTGGTGCTGCGATTGCGTTCGTGCTGGGCGTGGGTCTGGTCCGGTCGCAGGCAACAGTCGGGGATGTTGCGTGGATGAAGGCGATGATCCCGCACCACTCCATCGCTGTTCTGACCAGTGAGCGGGCGGACATTTCCGACCCACGGGTTCTAGCCTTGGCCGATGCGATCATTGAAGCGCAGCGGGCCGAAATCGAGGAAATGAAACGCTATATCATGGATATCGAAGCCAATGGCGATGTGCCAGCGGGCACGCCGCGCGAAACGCAGGCAGATTGA
- a CDS encoding lytic transglycosylase domain-containing protein: MKQFPRRAVLAFLPALTMTACSRGKTTTSKARGGEIPPLYPNETPELRVLINKWADHYEIPRELVHRQAVRESTHRPWARNGPYWGLLQILPQTARTMGHRGPASELLDPDINLKYAGKYLRGAYMVSGGSIEGAMKWYAKGYYYEAKRQGLLVETGLRPG; this comes from the coding sequence ATGAAACAGTTCCCCCGGCGCGCCGTTCTGGCCTTCCTGCCCGCATTGACCATGACCGCCTGCTCGCGCGGCAAAACGACAACCAGCAAAGCGCGCGGCGGTGAAATCCCCCCGCTTTATCCCAACGAAACGCCAGAGTTGCGCGTTCTGATCAACAAGTGGGCAGACCACTACGAAATCCCGCGCGAATTGGTGCATCGGCAGGCGGTGCGGGAAAGTACGCATCGACCGTGGGCGCGCAACGGGCCGTATTGGGGACTTCTGCAAATCCTGCCTCAAACCGCCCGCACGATGGGCCATCGCGGACCCGCGTCCGAACTTCTGGACCCTGACATCAACCTGAAATATGCGGGTAAATATCTGCGCGGTGCATACATGGTTTCAGGCGGCAGTATCGAAGGCGCTATGAAATGGTACGCCAAGGGGTACTATTACGAGGCCAAACGACAAGGTCTTCTGGTCGAAACCGGGTTGCGTCCGGGCTAA
- a CDS encoding P-II family nitrogen regulator — protein sequence MKKIEAIIKPFKLDEVKEALQDIGVQGLSVIEVKGFGRQKGHTELYRGAEYVVDFLPKVKIEVVLPADQVDEAIEAIVEAAKTDKIGDGKIFVTPVEQAIRIRTGETGLDAI from the coding sequence ATGAAAAAGATCGAAGCCATCATCAAGCCGTTCAAGCTGGATGAAGTGAAAGAAGCGCTTCAGGACATCGGGGTGCAAGGCCTGTCGGTGATCGAAGTAAAGGGTTTTGGCCGCCAAAAGGGTCACACCGAGCTTTATCGCGGTGCTGAATATGTCGTCGACTTCCTGCCCAAGGTGAAAATCGAAGTTGTGCTTCCCGCCGATCAGGTGGACGAGGCCATCGAAGCCATCGTTGAAGCCGCAAAGACAGATAAAATCGGCGACGGCAAGATTTTCGTCACCCCCGTCGAACAAGCCATCCGCATCCGCACCGGTGAAACCGGTTTGGACGCGATCTGA
- a CDS encoding Hint domain-containing protein, whose product MTPNPFSGGMVAGDVRSTPPTAGIGPGAAIHTQHGDRLIETIVPGDRIITPDGGRARVSAISVLVVPTRTLCRISPDALPEDRRGGQSNPLIVSLQQIIRVTGWLARAMFRRNQALVPVSALVDRDFVRKMTLDAELPLFQLHCETPALFCAGGLQMLATPSKQYAR is encoded by the coding sequence ATGACACCCAACCCCTTTTCGGGCGGCATGGTGGCTGGGGATGTGCGCAGCACGCCTCCAACCGCTGGTATTGGCCCCGGCGCAGCGATTCACACTCAACACGGCGACCGATTGATCGAAACAATTGTCCCCGGCGATCGCATCATCACCCCAGACGGCGGACGCGCCCGCGTATCGGCAATCTCAGTCTTAGTCGTCCCGACGCGAACATTATGCAGAATTTCGCCCGACGCATTGCCCGAAGATCGAAGGGGCGGACAATCAAACCCACTGATCGTATCATTGCAACAGATCATTCGGGTCACAGGCTGGCTGGCACGTGCAATGTTCAGGCGCAATCAAGCGCTTGTACCCGTTTCCGCGTTGGTGGACCGTGACTTCGTGCGCAAAATGACGCTGGACGCCGAACTTCCGCTGTTCCAGTTGCATTGCGAGACGCCAGCCCTGTTTTGCGCAGGCGGATTGCAAATGCTCGCAACCCCCAGCAAACAGTACGCCCGTTAG
- the rplI gene encoding 50S ribosomal protein L9, with protein sequence MQVILLERVAKLGQMGDVVDVKPGFARNFLLPQGKALSASQANIDNFEAQKAQLEARNLETKKEAEALAAKLDGQQFIVIRSASDAGALYGSVTPRDAADVATEGGFSVDKKQVALKAPIKYLGLHAVHVILHPEVEVEIHLNVARSEEEAELQASGKSIQELAAEAEAEAEFEIAELFDDIGAAASEDDELAEAVEDEAEAAEEAEKED encoded by the coding sequence ATGCAAGTTATCCTTCTGGAACGTGTGGCCAAGCTGGGTCAGATGGGCGACGTCGTTGACGTCAAGCCGGGCTTCGCCCGCAACTTCCTTCTGCCCCAAGGCAAGGCTCTCAGCGCGTCGCAAGCCAACATTGACAATTTTGAAGCCCAGAAAGCGCAGCTGGAAGCACGCAACCTGGAAACCAAAAAAGAAGCCGAGGCTCTGGCCGCGAAACTCGACGGACAGCAGTTCATCGTGATTCGGTCTGCATCGGACGCAGGCGCCCTCTACGGGTCGGTCACACCGCGTGACGCCGCAGATGTTGCCACCGAAGGCGGATTCTCCGTCGACAAAAAACAGGTCGCTCTGAAAGCCCCGATCAAATATCTGGGTCTGCATGCCGTTCATGTCATCCTGCACCCCGAAGTCGAGGTCGAAATCCACCTGAACGTCGCCCGCTCGGAAGAAGAAGCCGAACTGCAGGCATCAGGTAAATCGATTCAAGAGCTGGCTGCCGAAGCCGAAGCTGAAGCCGAGTTCGAGATTGCAGAATTGTTTGACGATATCGGCGCCGCCGCATCGGAAGACGACGAACTGGCTGAAGCCGTCGAGGACGAAGCTGAAGCCGCGGAAGAGGCCGAGAAAGAGGACTGA
- a CDS encoding glutaredoxin → MAMPGHLCPFGLKSKSILERKGYVVEDNLLTTREQVDAFQAAHEVDETPQTFIDGERIGGYSDLKEHFGYRVLGEDDTTYQPVIAIFAATALMALAIVLNVYDGFPILTWLKWFFATSMVALAIQKLRDVEAFVNSFLGYDLLARRYVPYGYAYPFAELHTGIGMMALIGTGSALIWLVAPVGMFIGTIGAISVIKAVYIDKRELTCACVGGGANVPLGAISLTENLVMLGMGFWMLGAWMTG, encoded by the coding sequence ATGGCAATGCCGGGGCACCTGTGCCCGTTCGGCTTGAAATCGAAGTCAATCCTGGAGCGTAAAGGATATGTCGTTGAAGACAACCTGTTGACGACGCGCGAGCAGGTGGATGCTTTCCAAGCGGCGCATGAAGTGGACGAGACCCCGCAAACCTTCATAGATGGTGAGAGGATAGGGGGCTATTCTGATCTGAAAGAGCATTTTGGCTATCGTGTACTGGGCGAAGACGACACGACTTATCAGCCAGTCATCGCCATCTTTGCGGCGACGGCACTGATGGCACTGGCGATTGTTCTAAACGTATATGACGGGTTTCCCATTTTAACATGGCTTAAATGGTTTTTTGCAACCTCGATGGTGGCGCTTGCCATCCAGAAATTGCGCGATGTCGAGGCGTTCGTTAACAGTTTTTTGGGTTATGATCTGCTGGCGCGCCGTTATGTGCCCTATGGCTATGCCTATCCGTTTGCCGAACTTCACACCGGCATCGGCATGATGGCGTTGATCGGGACCGGCAGTGCGCTGATCTGGTTGGTGGCGCCGGTGGGCATGTTCATCGGTACGATTGGCGCGATCAGCGTGATCAAAGCCGTATATATTGATAAGCGCGAGTTGACCTGCGCCTGTGTAGGCGGGGGGGCGAATGTGCCGCTGGGGGCAATTTCGTTGACCGAAAACCTGGTCATGCTGGGTATGGGGTTCTGGATGCTGGGCGCGTGGATGACCGGTTAG
- a CDS encoding NAD(P)H-hydrate dehydratase encodes MTELLTATQMRAIEQAAIDSGEVTGLELMERAGRGVVEAIFEEWPELAKTSHKAVVLCGPGNNGGDGFVAARRLLDKGWGVEVFLFGDPEKLPPDARTNYDVWCSMGAVKKLEVDAVASGSRPTLLIDAMFGTGLTRAIPLDCALAFHAIEKRDVGDRHPWLVPYHRVAIDTPSGLDTDSGKFLLPEFSGDPEDEENWESHWEWWQNDASKRLLLPDLTIAFHRRKLGHVLSDVSRKVVVCDIGLGKEDRHPAHLLWPHSNDVARLLDFDVPKGRSKRAWPGNDLDKRRGAQSHKYAHGHALILSGQSGKGGAARLAARGALRIGAGLVTVAPTPGALQENAARLDAIMLSPVGDAQTLTAVLADERLNALCLGPGLGLERARDLVPVALAAKRATVLDADALTAYVDNPAELFGALHEDCVLTPHAGEFARLFPDIAEKLNAPATKGPAYSKVDATREAAARAGCVVLFKGSDTVIAAPDGTCSINSAAYERSAPWLATAGSGDVLAGFITGLMARGFSPMQSAESAAWLHVECALEFGPGLVAEDLPEMLPQVFRKLGV; translated from the coding sequence ATGACGGAACTGCTGACAGCGACCCAAATGAGGGCGATCGAGCAAGCGGCCATCGACTCAGGTGAGGTCACCGGGCTTGAACTGATGGAGCGCGCGGGCAGGGGCGTGGTCGAGGCGATATTCGAGGAATGGCCAGAGCTCGCGAAGACTTCTCATAAGGCGGTGGTGCTGTGCGGACCGGGGAACAACGGCGGCGACGGGTTTGTGGCAGCACGGAGGCTTTTGGACAAAGGTTGGGGCGTCGAAGTGTTTCTTTTTGGCGACCCGGAAAAATTGCCGCCTGATGCTCGGACAAATTACGACGTCTGGTGCTCGATGGGGGCAGTAAAGAAATTAGAAGTCGACGCGGTTGCTTCCGGGTCGCGGCCAACGTTGCTGATCGATGCGATGTTCGGGACGGGACTCACACGTGCGATACCTCTCGATTGCGCGCTTGCATTTCACGCGATTGAAAAAAGAGATGTTGGCGATAGGCATCCCTGGCTGGTGCCTTACCATCGGGTTGCGATAGACACCCCTTCTGGGCTGGATACTGATAGCGGTAAGTTTCTTTTACCTGAGTTCAGCGGGGACCCAGAAGACGAAGAGAACTGGGAGAGTCACTGGGAGTGGTGGCAGAATGACGCGTCAAAGCGGCTTCTTCTACCTGATCTGACAATTGCGTTTCATCGACGCAAGCTTGGGCATGTTCTGTCGGATGTCAGTCGAAAAGTGGTGGTATGTGACATCGGATTGGGCAAAGAGGATCGCCATCCGGCGCACTTGCTCTGGCCGCATTCGAATGACGTGGCACGCTTGCTAGATTTCGACGTTCCAAAGGGTCGATCCAAGCGTGCATGGCCCGGAAACGATCTTGATAAGCGGAGGGGTGCGCAAAGCCACAAATATGCCCACGGCCATGCCCTCATCCTCTCTGGACAATCGGGCAAAGGCGGCGCGGCGCGGCTCGCAGCGCGCGGGGCGCTTCGGATCGGGGCAGGGCTTGTCACCGTCGCCCCAACACCCGGCGCGCTTCAGGAAAACGCGGCGCGGTTGGATGCAATTATGCTGTCGCCTGTTGGGGACGCGCAGACGTTGACGGCGGTGCTCGCGGATGAGCGGCTCAATGCGCTGTGCCTTGGCCCCGGATTGGGCCTTGAGCGTGCGCGGGATCTGGTGCCGGTAGCTTTGGCCGCCAAGCGCGCGACTGTGTTGGATGCGGATGCGTTGACTGCCTATGTGGACAATCCCGCCGAGTTGTTTGGAGCGCTGCATGAAGATTGTGTGCTAACCCCCCATGCCGGTGAATTCGCGCGGCTGTTCCCGGATATCGCCGAGAAGCTGAACGCCCCCGCCACAAAAGGTCCAGCTTACTCTAAAGTGGATGCGACCCGCGAAGCCGCCGCGCGGGCAGGCTGTGTCGTGCTGTTCAAAGGTTCGGATACCGTGATTGCTGCGCCGGACGGGACGTGCTCGATCAACTCAGCAGCATATGAACGGTCTGCGCCGTGGCTAGCGACAGCGGGATCTGGCGATGTGTTGGCGGGGTTCATCACAGGGCTGATGGCGCGTGGGTTCAGCCCAATGCAGTCGGCAGAATCCGCAGCGTGGCTGCACGTCGAATGCGCGTTGGAGTTTGGACCGGGATTGGTCGCCGAAGACTTGCCCGAGATGTTGCCGCAGGTATTTCGAAAGCTGGGTGTCTAA
- the rpsF gene encoding 30S ribosomal protein S6 — translation MPLYEHVFISRQDLSNTQAENLIEHFGTVLGDNGGKVVDSEYWGVKTMAYKINKNRKGHYAFLKTDAPAPAVQEMERLMRLHDDVMRILTIKVDDHAEGPSIQMQKRDERGDRRPRDR, via the coding sequence ATGCCGCTTTACGAGCATGTCTTCATCTCGCGTCAGGACTTGTCCAATACGCAAGCTGAAAACCTCATCGAACATTTTGGCACCGTGCTGGGTGACAACGGCGGTAAAGTCGTTGACAGCGAGTACTGGGGCGTCAAAACGATGGCCTACAAGATCAATAAGAACCGCAAGGGTCACTATGCGTTCCTGAAAACCGATGCGCCCGCACCGGCTGTTCAGGAGATGGAGCGCCTGATGCGCTTGCATGACGACGTCATGCGCATTCTGACCATCAAGGTTGACGATCACGCCGAAGGTCCGTCGATCCAAATGCAAAAGCGTGACGAGCGTGGCGATCGTCGCCCCCGTGACCGCTAA